From the Vibrio natriegens NBRC 15636 = ATCC 14048 = DSM 759 genome, the window AACACCCATCGACAGCAAGCAATTGGTCATCGCGCCATCGAGCAATGAACTGGCGATACCACCATGCAACAGTCCTGTGTAACCTTGATGACGGTTAAGCACATCGAATTCGCCAAAAATGGAATGATCTGATAGCTGTTGGTAATGGACGGATAAAGAGTGGGGATTGTTTTCAATTGGTGCGCACACTGCGCAATGGTCATGGGACTGATGAGGTTTATGATGTTCAGTATCTGTTAGCATAGTGGCACTTTATACGGTCTAAAAATGTGTAATTAGCATATGCCAAATACTCTGAAGGAAGTCGCGAGTAATCTATGTTTGCAGTATGTAGGCATGCAACAGCGTATAACAGACTTAGCGTCTTTGACACGACGTGCAGCCTCGACAGGCTGATCGGGTTGTTTTGTCCAGCAAGCTGCGTTGTACTTTGCAGTACGCGTTTTTGAGTGCGCGACGTGCTGAGAACCAATCATCGGGTTTGGTCAAAATTAAATAGCCGTTAAATCGCTTTACTAATTCGGTGCGATGACTCTCGATAAACCGGCTGTCGAACTCGATCTCGAAATAATTCAACGCGTCTTCTATGCGAGAGAAGCTAGCGATTTTTTCTTGAATAGCGTTTTGAGTCATAACTCTGGCACTTTGGTTGGTCATTCAATGCAGTTTAATTGCTGTTCATTCTACTTTCTTTGATTTCCAGACGCTTAATGTTCAGAACTGGTTTGATTATCAGATGGGATGCCGACAGTACCAATAACAAAACAGGCGAACATTGAGTCCGCCTGAATTTATCGTATGACAGTTAATTAAGAGAACTCGTTTGTTTCCCTATAGGTCAAAGCGATCGGCATCCATCACTTTTACCCACGCTTTGATGAAATCATGAACGAATTTTTCCTGATTATCATCTTGTGCATACACTTCTGAGTAGGAGCGTAAAATAGAGTTAGAACCGAACACAAGATCGACTCTGGTTGCCGTCCATTTCACTGCACCTGACTTGCGATCGACGATTTCGTATTGGTTTTCACCTTTCGGAACCCACTGGTATGCCATATCGGTTAAGTTAACGAAGAAGTCGTTAGACAAGGTGCCGACGCGGTCAGTAAATACGCCATCTGAGCTACCGCCATAGTTCGTGCCCATCACACGCATACCACCTACGAGCACGGTCATTTCTGGTGCAGTCAGACCCATTAACTGAGTACGATCCAACATCAATTCTTCTGGTTTGACGACATAATCTTTCATCAACCAATTTCGGTATCCGTCTGCCAAAGGTTCGAGAACCTCAAATGACTCGACGTCAGTCATATCTTGACTCGCATCACCGCGACCAGGCGAGAATGGAACCGTGACATTGTAACCTGCTGCACGTGCGGCTAGCTCAACACCAACGTTACCAGCAAGAACGATAGCATCTGCTACGCTACATCCTGATTCAGCAGCGATTTTTTCAAGAACCGGTAACACTTTACTCAAACGTTGTGGCTCATTACCTTGCCAGTCTTTTTGTGGCGCGAGACGAATTCGAGCACCGTTAGCACCACCACGGCGATCCGAGCCACGGAATGTACGTGCGCTATCCCAAGCCGTGCTGACCAGTTCACCAATGCTTAAACCACTCGCTTCAATCTTAGTTTTGACTGAATCAACATCGTAACCTGTACTGCCCGCAGGCGTTGGATCTTGCCAAATCAGATCTTCAGCCGGAACATCTGGCCCTAGGTAGCAAGATTTCGGCCCCAGATCACGGTGTGTTAGCTTAAACCAGGCGCGAGCAAACGCATCTTCGAAAGCCGATTGA encodes:
- a CDS encoding PaaI family thioesterase, with amino-acid sequence MLTDTEHHKPHQSHDHCAVCAPIENNPHSLSVHYQQLSDHSIFGEFDVLNRHQGYTGLLHGGIASSLLDGAMTNCLLSMGVEALTAQLDVRYHAPIALKEHIEITARCERERRGVYQLVAQLSVNEEVRVSAMGKFIRPKS
- a CDS encoding nitrogenase-stabilizing/protective protein NifW; translation: MTQNAIQEKIASFSRIEDALNYFEIEFDSRFIESHRTELVKRFNGYLILTKPDDWFSARRALKNAYCKVQRSLLDKTTRSACRGCTSCQRR